The DNA window AACATCCCGGGCCGCCGGCTCGCGGTCCACGCGGTGAGCCGCTCGGTGATCCGCTTGGAGTACCCCAGGACGCTCGTCGGGTCGGCGGCCTTGTCGGTGGAGATGTTGACGAACCGTTCCACCTCGCCCGCCGCGTCCAGCACGTTGAGCGTGCCGAGCACGTTGGTCTTGAGCGCCTCGCCGGGATGGCGCTGCAGCAGCGCGAGGTGCTTGAGCGCGGCGGCGTGGAACACCACCTGCGGCCTGCGGGTCCGGAAGATCGTCCGGATCCGCTCGGCGTCGCGCAGGTCGGCCAGGATCACCGCCGGGTCGTCGAGCCGCCCGAGCGGGTCCAGCGACAGCTGCACGGCCTGCAGCGCGCTCTCGTCCCGGTCCAGCATCATCAGCTCGGCCGGCTGGAAACGGTGGATCTGCCGGCACAGCTCGGAACCGATCGAGCCGCCGGCGCCGGTCACCAGCACCCGCTTGCCGGTCAGGTAGCCGGCGATCGCCGTCAGGTCGGTCTCGATCTGGTGCCGTCCGAGCAGGTCGGTGACCTGCACGTCGCGGATGTCGTCGACGGCGACCGGGTGGTCCATCAGCTCACTCATCGACGGCACCACCTTGAAGGTGGCGCCCGCCGCGACGGTCCGGTCCCGGACCGCGCGGACCAGCTCGGCCTCGGCGTTGGCGACGGCGAAGACCACCAACCCCGCTCCGGTACGGGTGAGCACGGCCGGGAGGTCGTCGCGGGCGCCGAGCACCGGCACCCCGGAGATGTGCAGGCGGCGCTTGCGCGGGTCGTCGTCGATCAGCCCGACCGGCAGATACCGGCTGTTCGGATCGTGCAGCATGCTGCGCACCAGCAGCGTGCCGGCCTCACCGGCGCCGAAGAGCAGGACCGGCGCCGCGGTGCGCTGGTCCGGCCGGCGCCGGCGCTGCCGCCGTGCGCGCTGCGCGTACCGGACGGCCAGCATGAGCACCAGGGCGACCGCCCCGCCGGCGAGCGGCGCGAGCGGTGGCACCGGCCGCCGGGAGAGCAGCATGTCGAGCGCGAGCAGGACCGCGGCGGTGCTGCCGGTGGTGATCGCGGCGGCACGGACCTCTTCGAAGCTCGCGTAGGGGTACCGGCCGCGGTACAGATGCCGGGTGTGCCCGATGGCGAGCTGCAGGACGACCGCGAGCGCGGCGGCCAGCAGGTACCCGGTGAGCCGCCGCCGGTCCAGGTCGGTGCCGTAACGGGTGAGGATCGCGGCGAACAGGCCGGCGATCCAGGCGGCCGCGTCGGTGGCGGCCGCTCGGAGGTTCCAGGCACGTACCGGCATGGTCGTCCTCCCCGCGCGGCAAACGACCGGTCCCCGAGACTTTATCACCATATTTAGGCTAAAAAGCGGACTTTCTTGATACCACCTCTTCCGGAGGAAGTCCGGATCTATCGTCACAGACAGCCAGCGGGACGGGGAGGTCTGCCATGGGCCTGCGCGACTACCTCGGCGTCGCCAAAAGACACTGGTGGCTGGTGACGGCCTGGGTCCTCGTCGCGCTCGGCGCCGCCACGGTCGTCACCTTCAACACCACCCCGGTGTACGCGGCCCGCGTCACCTTCTTCTTCACCGCCCCGATGGCCGCCGCCGCCGAGCTCTACCCCGCCAGCATGTTCAGCACCAGCCGCCTCGCCACGTACGCCGCCCTGCTCACCAGCGACGAGATAGCCGCCCCGCTCGCCGCCATGCCGGAAGTGGGCCTGAGCGCCACCGAGCTGGCCGAGCGGATCAGCTCGGAGACGATCGCCGACACGGTCCTGATGGAGGTCACGGTGGAAGACCCGTCGCGGCGACGTGCCCTGTTCGTCACCGAGAAGCTGTCGGTGCTCTTCAAGGACGCCGTGGAGAACCTGGAACGGCAGCAGACCGCCTCGGCGATCCGGGTCGAGGTGGTCGACGGGCCGCACCTGGAACCGGACCCGGTCGAGCCGCAGCCGCTGAACAACCTCGCCCTCGCGCTGATGGGCGGCCTGATCATGGGGGCCGGATCGGCGGTGCTCCGCGAGATCGCCGACAGCACGGTGCGCAGCGCGGACGCCCTGCAGACGCTCACCAGCGTGCCGGTGCTGGCCCGGATCCCGCTCGACGGCCGGGTCCCGTCCCAGGCCGGCCCGTTCGTGTCGGCGCACGACTCGCCCCGCACCGAGGCGCTGCGCCAGGTCCGCACCCTGCTGCAGTCGGCCGCCGCCGAGCAGTCGCTCAAGACGCTCGCCGTCACCAGCGCGGTCCCCGGCGAGGGCCGGTCGTCGACCACGTGCAGCCTGGCCCTGCTCTTCGCCGAGACCGGTCAGCGCGTCCTGGTGGTCGACGCCGAGCTGCGCCGGCCCCGGCTGGCCCGGTTCCTCGGCCGGGAGACGGCGACCGGCCTGAGCACGGTGCTCAGCGGGAGCGCCACCGTGGAGCAGGTGATCCAGCCGTGGGGCGCCGGGCTCTGGCTGCTCGCCGGCGGGCAGAGCCCGCCGAACCCGAGCGAGCTGCTCAGCTCGCCGCGGATGACCGAGGTGGTGGACGAGGTGCGCCGCCGCTTCGACGTGGTGATCTTCGACTGCCCGCCGCTGCTGCCGGTCACCGACGGCGAGGTCATCGCCGCCCGCGCCGACGGCACGCTGCTGGTGGTCCGTTACGCCGGCACCTCCGGCGCGGAGGTCACCGGCGCGGTCCGGGCGCTGCGCGGGGTGAACGCGACGCTGCTCGGTTGCGTGCTGAACATGGTGCCGCTCAAGGGCCCGGACGCGTTCCCGCGCTTCGAGCAGTACACCGCGACGCCGAAGACCCGCCGGGGTGGCCGCCGCCGGGCACCCCGCCTGCTGGAGATGGCGGCATGAGCGCGGACCGTCCCGTCGCGGCGCCGGGCGGCCTGAGCACCCCCGCCGAGCGGCAGGTGCCCGGGCGGATCGCGGAGATCTTCGACAGCAGCCCGGACGACCTGCCCACCCGGCTGGCGAACCTGACCCGGTACGCCCGGCGCGCCCAGGTGACCCGCTTCGCCGCGCTGTACGAGCTGTTCAAACTGGCGCTGCCGGTCAAGGGCTCGATCGTCGAGTGCGGCGTCTTCCGTGGTGCCAGCTTCATGACGTTCGCCCAGCTCAGCGCGGCGCTGGAGCCGACCAACCTGACCCGGCGGATCTACGGGTTCGACTCGTTCGGCGGCTTCCCGCAGGTTTCCGAGGCGGACCGGCCGGAGACCACCGAGGTGCGTGCCGGTGACCTCGCCGCGGACAGCTACGACGAGTTGAACCGGCTGCTGGAGGTCTACGACACCGACCGTTTCCTGGGTCATCTGCCGAAGGCGCGGCTGATCCGCGGCGACGTCACCGAGACGATCCCGGCGTTCGTGGCGGAGAACCCGCACCTGGTGATCAGCCTGCTCTTCCTCGACCTGGACCTGTACGAGCCGACCCGGGTGGCGCTGAAGGAGTTCCTGCCCCGGCTGCCCCGCGGCGCGGTGCTCGCCTTCGACGAGCTGGACAACCCGCTCTGGCCGGGCGAGACGTCGGCGGTCCTGGACGAGGTCGGGCTGAACCGCCTGGAGCTGCGGCGGTTCGATTTCGACCCGTACATCGGATATGCGGTGATGTGACGTGGACTCCCTGTCGCTCGCCCGCGCGGTCCGCGCCCACGTGCTCCGGATGACGAGCACCGGCCGCAGCTCGCACGTCGGCTCCGCGCTCTCCTGCGCCGACCTGCTGGCCGTCCTCTACGCCGGCGTGTTGCGGGTCGACCCGGAGCACCCGGAGTGGCCGGACCGGGATCGCGTGATCATGAGCAAGGGGCACGCCGGCGCCGCCCTCTACGCGGTCCTCGCCGAGTCCGGTTTCTTCGACGCGGCGGTGCTGCACCGGCACTACCAGAACGGCTCGTTCCTCTCCGGGCACGTCAGCCACGTCGGCATCCCGGGCGTCGAGTTCTCCACCGGCTCGCTCGGCCACGGCCTGCCGGTCGGCGCCGGGTTGGCCTGGCGGGCCCGGCAGACCGGCCGCGAGTGGCGCACCTACGTGCTGCTCGGCGACGGCGAGTGCGACGAGGGGAGTGTCTGGGAGGCGGCCATGTTCGCCGGGCACCACGAGCTGGCGACCCTTGTCGCGATCGTCGACTACAACCGCATGCAGTCGCTCGGCACGACCGACGAGACGCTGCGGCTGGAGCCGTTCGCCGACAAGTGGCGCTCGTTCGGCTGGGACGTCGTGGAGGCCGACGGGCACCACCACGCCGAACTGCTCCCGGCGCTGCGGGTGCCGCGGACCACCGAGCGGGCCCGGCCGCGCTGCGTGCTCGCGCACACGGTCAAGGGCAAGGGCGTCTCGTTCATGGAGAACCAGGTGCTCTGGCACTACCGGCCGCCGTCGGCCGAGGAGCTGGAACGGGCGCTGGCGGAGGTGGGCGCCGGATGAGGAACCGGTTCTTCAGCGGCCTGCTGACCGCCGCGCTGGTCGACCCGGACCTGGTGCTGATCACCGCGGATCTGGGGTTCGGCGCGGTCGACGACTTCGCCGCGGCGCGGCCCGGGCAGTTCGTCAACGCCGGGGTGGCCGAGCAGAACATGGCCGGGCTGGCCGCCGGGATCGCCCTGGCCGGCGGCCGGGTGTTCACCTACTCGATCG is part of the Actinoplanes missouriensis 431 genome and encodes:
- a CDS encoding TylF/MycF/NovP-related O-methyltransferase; the protein is MSADRPVAAPGGLSTPAERQVPGRIAEIFDSSPDDLPTRLANLTRYARRAQVTRFAALYELFKLALPVKGSIVECGVFRGASFMTFAQLSAALEPTNLTRRIYGFDSFGGFPQVSEADRPETTEVRAGDLAADSYDELNRLLEVYDTDRFLGHLPKARLIRGDVTETIPAFVAENPHLVISLLFLDLDLYEPTRVALKEFLPRLPRGAVLAFDELDNPLWPGETSAVLDEVGLNRLELRRFDFDPYIGYAVM
- a CDS encoding polysaccharide biosynthesis protein, encoding MPVRAWNLRAAATDAAAWIAGLFAAILTRYGTDLDRRRLTGYLLAAALAVVLQLAIGHTRHLYRGRYPYASFEEVRAAAITTGSTAAVLLALDMLLSRRPVPPLAPLAGGAVALVLMLAVRYAQRARRQRRRRPDQRTAAPVLLFGAGEAGTLLVRSMLHDPNSRYLPVGLIDDDPRKRRLHISGVPVLGARDDLPAVLTRTGAGLVVFAVANAEAELVRAVRDRTVAAGATFKVVPSMSELMDHPVAVDDIRDVQVTDLLGRHQIETDLTAIAGYLTGKRVLVTGAGGSIGSELCRQIHRFQPAELMMLDRDESALQAVQLSLDPLGRLDDPAVILADLRDAERIRTIFRTRRPQVVFHAAALKHLALLQRHPGEALKTNVLGTLNVLDAAGEVERFVNISTDKAADPTSVLGYSKRITERLTAWTASRRPGMFLSVRFGNVLGSRGSVFTTFSAQIADGGPVTVTHPDVTRYFMTTQEAVHLVIQAAAIGRDGEALVLEMGDPVRIAEVARQMVQLARSPVEIRYTGLRPGEKLAETLFGAGERDDRPFHPLISHVAVPPLDAAQLFRIDPAAGPDQLIAQLDELTSRPVTAPRPDSAVR
- a CDS encoding polysaccharide biosynthesis tyrosine autokinase, with the translated sequence MGLRDYLGVAKRHWWLVTAWVLVALGAATVVTFNTTPVYAARVTFFFTAPMAAAAELYPASMFSTSRLATYAALLTSDEIAAPLAAMPEVGLSATELAERISSETIADTVLMEVTVEDPSRRRALFVTEKLSVLFKDAVENLERQQTASAIRVEVVDGPHLEPDPVEPQPLNNLALALMGGLIMGAGSAVLREIADSTVRSADALQTLTSVPVLARIPLDGRVPSQAGPFVSAHDSPRTEALRQVRTLLQSAAAEQSLKTLAVTSAVPGEGRSSTTCSLALLFAETGQRVLVVDAELRRPRLARFLGRETATGLSTVLSGSATVEQVIQPWGAGLWLLAGGQSPPNPSELLSSPRMTEVVDEVRRRFDVVIFDCPPLLPVTDGEVIAARADGTLLVVRYAGTSGAEVTGAVRALRGVNATLLGCVLNMVPLKGPDAFPRFEQYTATPKTRRGGRRRAPRLLEMAA
- a CDS encoding transketolase; this encodes MDSLSLARAVRAHVLRMTSTGRSSHVGSALSCADLLAVLYAGVLRVDPEHPEWPDRDRVIMSKGHAGAALYAVLAESGFFDAAVLHRHYQNGSFLSGHVSHVGIPGVEFSTGSLGHGLPVGAGLAWRARQTGREWRTYVLLGDGECDEGSVWEAAMFAGHHELATLVAIVDYNRMQSLGTTDETLRLEPFADKWRSFGWDVVEADGHHHAELLPALRVPRTTERARPRCVLAHTVKGKGVSFMENQVLWHYRPPSAEELERALAEVGAG